From a region of the Triticum aestivum cultivar Chinese Spring chromosome 7D, IWGSC CS RefSeq v2.1, whole genome shotgun sequence genome:
- the LOC123167297 gene encoding probable receptor-like protein kinase At4g39110, giving the protein MVRRGALPLALLAVLATLTAVAGQGKPVTDNGSGGGAGPAKFTPKDAFYIDCGGTAAADTKDGKSFKTDAEANSLLSARDNIKVADDKADVPSHLYRSARVFKEEAVYNFPLTAPGWHFIRLYFFPIKSGEADLAAATFDVSTAVNVLLHGFTPEAKAVMKEYIVNATENKLELKFTPQSGSAFINAIEVVNAPDELISKTALTVSPLAETSGLSEAAYQVVCRLNVGGPPIGPVNDTLGRQWEDDEKYLNPKEAGTEVSVPTSAIKYPDAFPATKLVAPTAVYATARHMAESGVANQNFNVSWKVDVDPSFDYLVRLLFADIISTSANDLYFNVYINGRKAISALDLSTITGDLAAPYYKDFVVNSSVNTDGHIIIDVGPLGQDTGRNDALLNGAEVLKMSNSVGSLDGEYGVDGRMVDDGSGTRKVVAAVGFAMMFGAFAGLGCMVVKWHRRPQDWERRNSFSSWLLPIHTGQSFSNGKSKSGYTFSSTAGLGHFFTFAEMSEATKNFDESAIIGVGGFGNVYVGEINDPDEEGSRIKVAIKRGNPSSEQGINEFNTEIQMLSKLRHRHLVSLIGYCDEGEEMILVYEFMQHGPFRDHIYGGPEGLPTLSWKQRLEICIGAARGLHYLHTGTAHGIIHRDVKTTNILLDDKFVAKVADFGLSKDGPGMNQLHVSTAVKGSFGYLDPEYFRCQQLTDKSDVYSFGVVLLETLCARAPIDPQLPREQVSLAEWGLQWKRKGLIEKIMDPNLNGKVNPESLAKFAETAEKCLCEFGSDRLSMGDVLWNLEYALQLQEANPPEGATDADDADASIVSSASGVTTVPDQSTTSANELFAQLADMKGR; this is encoded by the coding sequence ATGGTGCGCCGCGGGGCGCTCCCGCTTGCGCTGCTGGCCGTGCTCGCGACGCTGACGGCCGTGGCGGGGCAGGGGAAGCCGGTCACGGACAAcggctcgggcggcggggcggggccaGCCAAGTTCACGCCCAAGGACGCCTTCTACATCGACTGCGGCGGCACGGCCGCCGCCGACACCAAGGACGGCAAGTCCTTCAAGACCGACGCGGAGGCCAACAGCCTGCTCTCCGCCAGGGACAACATCAAGGTCGCCGACGACAAGGCCGACGTGCCGTCGCACCTCTACCGCTCCGCGCGGGTCTTCAAGGAGGAGGCCGTCTACAACTTCCCGCTCACGGCCCCCGGCTGGCACTTCATCCGGCTCTACTTCTTCCCCATCAAGAGCGGGGAGGCCGACCTCGCGGCGGCCACGTTCGACGTGAGCACCGCCGTCAACGTCCTTCTCCATGGCTTCACCCCCGAGGCGAAGGCGGTCATGAAGGAGTACATCGTAAACGCCACGGAGAACAAGCTCGAGCTCAAGTTCACCCCGCAGTCGGGCTCGGCGTTCATCAACGCCATCGAGGTCGTCAACGCCCCCGACGAGCTCATCAGTAAGACGGCCCTGACGGTGTCGCCGCTAGCCGAGACAAGCGGGTTGTCAGAGGCTGCGTACCAGGTGGTGTGCCGGCTCAACGTCGGTGGCCCGCCCATCGGCCCCGTGAACGACACGCTCGGCCGGCAGTGGGAGGACGACGAGAAGTACCTGAACCCCAAGGAGGCCGGGACGGAGGTGTCGGTGCCGACGAGCGCGATCAAGTACCCCGACGCGTTCCCGGCGACCAAGCTCGTGGCACCCACGGCGGTGTATGCGACCGCCCGCCACATGGCTGAATCCGGCGTCGCGAACCAGAACTTCAACGTGTCGTGGAAGGTGGACGTGGACCCGTCGTTCGACTATCTCGTCCGCCTCTTATTCGCCGACATTATAAGCACGTCCGCCAACGACCTCTACTTCAACGTGTACATCAACGGCCGCAAGGCCATCTCCGCCCTGGACCTCTCCACCATCACCGGCGACCTGGCCGCGCCCTACTACAAGGACTTCGTGGTGAACTCGTCGGTCAATACCGATGGCCACATTATCATCGACGTCGGGCCGCTAGGGCAGGACACGGGCCGCAACGACGCGCTGCTCAACGGCGCGGAGGTGCTCAAGATGAGCAACTCGGTGGGCAGCCTGGACGGCGAGTACGGCGTGGACGGCCGGATGGTGGATGACGGCAGCGGCACCCGCAAAGTGGTGGCGGCCGTGGGGTTCGCCATGATGTTCGGCGCCTTCGCCGGCCTGGGATGCATGGTGGTGAAGTGGCACCGGCGGCCGCAGGACTGGGAGCGGCGCAACAGCTTCTCGTCGTGGCTGCTGCCCATCCACACGGGCCAGTCCTTCAGCAACGGCAAGTCCAAGAGCGGCTACACCTTCTCCTCCACCGCGGGGCTGGGCCACTTCTTCACCTTCGCGGAGATGTCAGAGGCGACCAAGAACTTCGACGAGAGCGCCATCATCGGCGTGGGAGGGTTCGGCAACGTGTACGTGGGCGAGATCAACGACCCCGATGAGGAGGGGTCCAGGATCAAGGTGGCCATCAAGCGCGGGAACCCGTCGTCGGAGCAGGGCATCAACGAGTTCAACACCGAGATCCAGATGCTGTCCAAGCTCCGGCACCGCCACCTCGTGTCCCTCATCGGCTACTGCGACGAGGGCGAGGAGATGATCCTCGTCTACGAGTTCATGCAGCACGGGCCCTTCCGCGACCACATCTACGGCGGCCCCGAGGGCCTGCCCACGCTCTCCTGGAAGCAGCGCCTCGAGATCTGCATCGGCGCCGCCAGGGGCCTCCACTACCTCCACACCGGCACCGCGCATGGGATCATCCACCGCGACGTCAAGACCACCAACATCCTCCTCGACGACAAGTTCGTCGCCAAGGTGGCCGACTTCGGCCTCTCCAAGGACGGCCCCGGCATGAACCAGCTGCACGTCAGCACCGCCGTCAAGGGCAGCTTCGGGTACCTCGACCCGGAGTACTTCCGGTGCCAGCAGCTGACCGACAAGTCCGACGTCTACTCCTTCGGGGTGGTGCTGCTGGAGACGCTGTGCGCGCGGGCGCCCATCGACCCGCAGCTGCCGCGCGAGCAGGTCAGCCTCGCCGAGTGGGGCCTGCAGTGGAAGCGCAAGGGCCTCATCGAGAAGATCATGGACCCCAACCTCAACGGCAAGGTCAACCCGGAGTCGCTCGCCAAGTTCGCCGAGACCGCCGAGAAGTGCCTCTGCGAGTTCGGCAGCGACCGCCTCTCCATGGGCGACGTGCTCTGGAACCTCGAGTACGCGCTGCAGCTGCAGGAGGCCAACCCGCCcgagggcgccaccgacgccgacgacgccgacgcctCCATCGTCTCATCCGCCAGCGGCGTCACCACCGTGCCCGACCagtccaccacctccgccaacgaGCTCTTCGCGCAGCTCGCCGACATGAAGGGGAGATGA